The Streptomyces sp. NBC_00576 genome contains the following window.
ACAAGGAGTTGCCGGAGGCGTGAAGGGCTGCCCGACCTGGGGAACGAGTCAGAAGATGGCGGGCCCGACCGGGAGAACCGGTCGGGCCCGTCGTGCGACGCGCAGCCGGTGACGTCAGCGGCGTGGTCGGCTACGGACCCGTGCCAGGATCAGCGGCGCGGCGCGCGTGATGCTGAAGGCGCTGCGATGGGCGGAGTCACGGCCTGGCCAGCCGTGAGGCGGCTGCCCTGGGTGGGTTCCGGGGCCGTCGGCGCGTAGGCAGGAAGGTCGGCCATGTGACGCAGGCGCCAGACCAGGACGTCGCTGATGGAGTCGGCGGTGCCCAGTTCCCTGCGGGCGGCGGCCTCGGCGAGTAGAGCCTGCGGGTTGTGGCCTGCCTGTGTGGCGTCGGTGAGGGTGGCGGCCAGGGCGTCCCAGCCGGGCTCGGCCAGGACGGTCTCGGCGAGTTCGGGCAGGGCGGCGCGCACGGTGGTGGCGTGGTGGTGGCGCAGGAACGGGGCGATACGGCGGCCCCGTTCGCGCAGCACGGTGAGGGGTTCGGTGGCTGCCTGCTGGTAGGCGGCCCGCAGGTGCTCGGCGGTCCGGTGGGCGGCCTCGGCCTGCTGGGCGTGCTGACGCTGGGCGTGCCAGTGGGCGGCGGCGAGGGCGAGGAAGATCAGCGTGTCCAGGACCATCGCGGTGCCGGCCCCGTCCTCGCCCCGGCCGAACGCGGGCCCGCCGTAGACAAGGTCGCGGGCCGCGCGGCGCAGGTCCTGCGCGTGGCGGTACCCGGCTCGGGTGTGGGAGCGGGAGGCCCGCTCGAACTCCCAGGCCGCTTGGCGCAGTTCGTTGCGGGTGCGGAGGGCGGAGGTCTTGGCGAGGGCGTCGAGGACCTCGCCGGTGGCGGCGATCTGGGCAGCAGCTGCGCCGTCGTCGCCGCTGTGGTCGAGGATGAGCAGTGCCGCCCAGGCCGCGTGGGTGGTGGTGCGCCGTGCCGCAGCGGGTGCCGAGGGCGCGGTAGGGCGTTCCGGCCGCTCGCTGTCGGCGGCCTCCGCGGGGGCGGAGTCGGTGGTGAAGCGTTGCTGGATGCGGGGCAGGGACAGGTCGGGGGCGAGGGTGGATCCGGCGTAGTAGATCGGCTCCTTGTCCTCGTTGCGGTCGTCGGGCAAGGCGACCTTGTAGCCCTTCAGGTCACCGGAGGGCAGGACCTTGACGCGGACGAGAAGCCCGGCGTCCTTGAGGCGGCCGAGGAACTCGTCCGTGGAAGCGGCGCCGGCCACCGCGCGGCGGACGGTCTCACGCAGTTCCTCGCGGGAGGCACGCTCCTTGCCCAGACGTTCGGCCTTGTGCCGCTCGGCGCTGGTGGTGCGCTTCGCGGCGGTGCCGTCGCCGGGGGTGACGCGGTGGAGGCCGTAGTCGGCTTCGATGAGGCGGGCTTCGGCCTGGGCGCGTTTGCCGGAGCGGTGGTGGTCAGGGCGGCGGCCGTCTTCGCGTACGAGGGTGGCGACGATGTGGATGTGGTCGTCCGCGTGGCGGACGGCGGCCCAGCGGCAGCTGGCGCCGTCGTCGGGGTCGATGCCGGTGGCCGCGACGATGCGGCGGGCGATGTCGGCCCACTGTTCGTCGGCCAGGATCGGATCGTCGGGGGCGGCGCGCACCGAACAGTGCCACACGTGCTTCTCGGGCCGTTGGTCGGCGTCGAGCAGATGGAGGGGCTGGTCGAGGAGCTGCTTGAGGTCCTCCATCGTGGCCGAGGGGTCGCGGCCGGGGTCGGGCGCCATGTGGTCGAAGGAGGCGACCAGGTGCGGGTCGACGTGCTCCTCGTGGGTGCCCTTGCCGTAGAGGTAGCGGAGCAGGCCGAGGGTACGGCTGCCCTGCTTGTGGATGCTGGGGATCAAGCCGCCTCACCTTCTTGCTCCTGGCGGTTGGTGACCCGGTCGGCGGCCTTCTTCACGGCGTGGGCCGCGCAGTGAATGTCGGCGAGTACCTCCTTGAGGTGGGGGACATCGCCGCCGGAGTTGAGGGCCTTGGCCACCTGGTTGAGGTTGCTGCCGGCCCAGCCGAGCTGACGGCGCATGGCGAACAGCTCTGTGAGCACATCGCGTTCGGTGGCAATGGTGGCGGCGGTGCGGGACTGGTCACGGGAGGCGGCCAGCGCGGAGTGGGCGAGGAAGCCGGCCAGACTCATGCCTACGGCATCGGCGCCGACCTGGATGATGGCGTGCTCTTGATCACTGAGGCGGACACTCTGGGCAGGACGCTGCTTCTTGTCACGCGGACGCGCCTTCCCCTTGATTTTGGTCCGGCGCTTGCGACCGGCCATTCCCGGCTGCGATCCGCCCTCGGTCGCAGCCTTCCCGTCCGGCGCCCCCTGGCGCCGGACGGACCCCGCCACCCCCGGGGCGGGGTCGGGTTCGGACACTCCCCCTGCGGGGGAGTGTCCGAACCTCCAACTTGCTGCGCTGGTGGTTGGGGTGGCGGGCATCTCCTGCTGACGGGTGCCGAGGCGTTCATGGTGTCGTTCGTGCACGTGCGGTCCTCCGGGGTGTGTTCGGTTGGGGAGCTGAACTGCCAAGGCGCCGATTGACCAGGGATGGGGCAGCTCTTGGGCTGTTGCGGGACGAGATCTGAGACGGGCTGTTGAGGTTGGGCCGTCGGGCCGAGAGCCGTGGTCGAAGGACGTGCGCCGGTGACCGGTTCCCCGGCGTGCGTGCGGCGGTACACGGTCCCCAGACGGTTCGGGACCGTGACGAGATGTTCATCGGGGACGGTCCCCGTGACCCGTCGTCAGGGGGACCGTCCCGTCCTGCTGCACTGCGGGGACCGGTCCCCAACCGCGTGCGCCGATGCGGGGTCGGTCCCCGTCGTCGGGGACGCTCTGGAGACCAACCAGATAGCCCGTCTGAGCTGCAGTTTCTGGGGACCGGTCCTGAGCCGGTCCCCAGTTCGGTGGCGTCACGGTCCCCGATTCCGACGCGCGGTGCTCCCGCACGTCACGGTCCCCGCCAAGAGTTGACCGTGATCGCGGGGACCATCGGGGACCGAGATCCGGTCCCCGAACTTCGCAGGCTCGGTCCCCGGGACGCGGTCCCCAAGGTGCTCATCGAGACGTCCTCGTCCATCGGGTCCTACCGATCCGGGACCCGACGGCTGGGGGACTTACGACGCTACGGTGAGGAGCGAGGCTGGCCCGCGTCACGCAGCCCGCTGTCGGTCCATCCGGGCAGTCGCGAGGTCGATGCGCGACGGGTGGGGAGTCGCACGTACCGCGTTGCCCTTGGCGGTGCCGTCCGGGCTTGCCCGCCGTTGTCGGCACGGGGTGCCCGCGGGCGCGTGGCACCACTCGCACCGGACATTGAGCGCGTCGGGGGCACCTGTGGTGACGGCGGCCTCGCGTGCGGCGCGGGTTGGACGGTAGCGGGTCAGCTCGGTGCGGACGGCCGGCGGGATATATGACCCGATCGCGCGCAGGTGCTCATCGATGTCGCGTTGTGGGTCACCGCCGGTGATCTGCCGGTGTGTGGAAGGCGGGGCCACGCCGGCCGCGACGGCGTGGCGGGCGCGGAGCAACTCGGCTCGCCAGGCGGCAGGATCGTCCGGGTCGGCAGCCGGTGTGGGGTCGGTGTGCCGGTCAAGGCGGTCGCGCCGATGGGCCCGCCATCTGCGGGCGACGTCCACGGGCAGGATCGGGTACGGGGAGTCGAGGACGTGGGCCCGTATTGCCTCGCGGACGTCCCAGCCGTGATCGGTGGCGAAGGGCACGTCGTCGAGCAGCTCCTGCCACTGGGCGATCTGGTCACGGGCTTCGCCCGTGCCGGTGCGGATGGTGCGGGGGTCTAGGCGGCCGGTGTAGGCGAGGACAGCGGCGACTTCGCGTGAGTCCAAGGGCGGGTTACTCCGTTCCGGTCGGTTCGTCGAGGGCGGCCATGTGCTGCTCGGAGCGCGTCATGCCAGGGGCCCGGGTGGGCGTGCCGTCGGGCAGGGCGTAGAGGTTCGGGCGGCCTGGGGTGGGGGTGTGCTCCCGGGCGATCCAGGTGCGCCAGTCGGCAGCCCAGGCGGCTGCGGTACGGGGAGGCCACGTGGCCCGGTACACGCGCCACTTCTCGTCGGCCGATCGGACGGCTTGTTCGCCGAGGCGGTCGAGGTGGCCGTGCTGCTGCAACCAGGCCCGGGTGCCGTCGTCGATCTGCCACTGGTCGGCGGAGATGAGTGGGGCAGAGCTGCTGCTCTTACCGTTCACCTCTGGTTCTCTACTGTTCTGGGGGTCGGAATCCGTGCCCCCGACGGGTCGGAATCCGTACCCTCCCGGGGTCGGATTCCGTTCCCCGGGGCCGTATTCCGGCTCCTCTTCGAAAGGATCGGAAGGGTCGGATTCCGGTACCCCGAGGGTCGGAATCCGATCCCCCGGATGGGCCGGTTCCCAGTCCCCTTCAACGGCGTGTTCGGCGAGGAACCGAGCGGCTTCCGGGAGGTGGTAATACGTCTCTCCCCGTGGCCCCTTGTGGTCACCGAGCGCCACGAGCTCGCCGTCGGCGATCAGCTTCGCCAGGGCGTCGCGTACGGCGGTACGGGAGGCGTTCGCTCGCTTCATCAGGGTGGGCACGGAGGCGTACGCGACGCAGTTCCGGTCGCGGCAGCGGTCGGCGATCAACGCGAGCACCATGCGGGCTGTGCCCTTGCTTCGGCTGTGGTCCCACACCCACTCTCGGGCGTCGAGGCTCATGGGTCGGCGGCTCCTGGGTCAGGACGGGCAGGTGGAGTTGCGCGCCCTTGTCGGGCAGTGCGCGGGGAGAGTGGCGGTACAGCCCCGGCCCGAGGGGCGTGGGGACTGGTGGCTTCGCCTAGCCAAGACAGTCACATCAACGCCGCAGAAGTCCAGCATTCCGCCGAGAATTCAGACAGCTGACGGCGAACGCACGCTCTGGGGCATTCCTTAAATGATAATCCCAGACTGCCGGTTGCCGAAATTGGTTGCCCACGGGGCCGAGCCAGAAGGATCACATCGGGAAGCCGTTGACCTCCGTCGGAGCGCAAGCTACAACACAAC
Protein-coding sequences here:
- a CDS encoding helix-turn-helix domain-containing protein, producing the protein MSLDAREWVWDHSRSKGTARMVLALIADRCRDRNCVAYASVPTLMKRANASRTAVRDALAKLIADGELVALGDHKGPRGETYYHLPEAARFLAEHAVEGDWEPAHPGDRIPTLGVPESDPSDPFEEEPEYGPGERNPTPGGYGFRPVGGTDSDPQNSREPEVNGKSSSSAPLISADQWQIDDGTRAWLQQHGHLDRLGEQAVRSADEKWRVYRATWPPRTAAAWAADWRTWIAREHTPTPGRPNLYALPDGTPTRAPGMTRSEQHMAALDEPTGTE
- a CDS encoding plasmid mobilization protein, which produces MAGRKRRTKIKGKARPRDKKQRPAQSVRLSDQEHAIIQVGADAVGMSLAGFLAHSALAASRDQSRTAATIATERDVLTELFAMRRQLGWAGSNLNQVAKALNSGGDVPHLKEVLADIHCAAHAVKKAADRVTNRQEQEGEAA
- a CDS encoding relaxase/mobilization nuclease domain-containing protein: MIPSIHKQGSRTLGLLRYLYGKGTHEEHVDPHLVASFDHMAPDPGRDPSATMEDLKQLLDQPLHLLDADQRPEKHVWHCSVRAAPDDPILADEQWADIARRIVAATGIDPDDGASCRWAAVRHADDHIHIVATLVREDGRRPDHHRSGKRAQAEARLIEADYGLHRVTPGDGTAAKRTTSAERHKAERLGKERASREELRETVRRAVAGAASTDEFLGRLKDAGLLVRVKVLPSGDLKGYKVALPDDRNEDKEPIYYAGSTLAPDLSLPRIQQRFTTDSAPAEAADSERPERPTAPSAPAAARRTTTHAAWAALLILDHSGDDGAAAAQIAATGEVLDALAKTSALRTRNELRQAAWEFERASRSHTRAGYRHAQDLRRAARDLVYGGPAFGRGEDGAGTAMVLDTLIFLALAAAHWHAQRQHAQQAEAAHRTAEHLRAAYQQAATEPLTVLRERGRRIAPFLRHHHATTVRAALPELAETVLAEPGWDALAATLTDATQAGHNPQALLAEAAARRELGTADSISDVLVWRLRHMADLPAYAPTAPEPTQGSRLTAGQAVTPPIAAPSASRAPRR
- a CDS encoding zinc finger domain-containing protein produces the protein MDSREVAAVLAYTGRLDPRTIRTGTGEARDQIAQWQELLDDVPFATDHGWDVREAIRAHVLDSPYPILPVDVARRWRAHRRDRLDRHTDPTPAADPDDPAAWRAELLRARHAVAAGVAPPSTHRQITGGDPQRDIDEHLRAIGSYIPPAVRTELTRYRPTRAAREAAVTTGAPDALNVRCEWCHAPAGTPCRQRRASPDGTAKGNAVRATPHPSRIDLATARMDRQRAA